Genomic window (Tamandua tetradactyla isolate mTamTet1 chromosome 3, mTamTet1.pri, whole genome shotgun sequence):
ttattgttaaatatagaaCTTATGTAATGGTGGTCATGACAAGATTAAAATGGCTGCAAAAGATAATGACTAAATAAATCTTAGACTATATCAAGATAAAAAAACTTGAAATCCTAGATTCCCTTGCTAGGATCCCATGTCATAATCTTTAAACTACCTTAATATTGTTAACCACTCATCACTGGTCACTTGGGTCATATGTTATTAAGGTACTGTTAGTTTGCAAGTCAATTTCAAGTCATTAACTTACACAACTTTCACTATGAGCTAACTAGGACATACATTGCTCTATATGCTTTATTAAAGAGGTACAGATGTTCACTGAGCTTAAATAACTTGTTCAAGCAAACCCAAATAACGAAGAGAATTAAACTGGTGACTCCTGACTTCAAACTAGTGCTCTCTCCTCCATAGCTTTGCCCTGCAACCAAAAATTTAGATCAATCAACTCCTTGttctaatacatattttaaaatcagaattataAAAACTGATCAGAGGAAAGTCTGATATGAACAAAGCATAAATAAAGGAAGTAGCCCTTCCTCTGAAAACCTAATAATAATATTGTAGAAATGTTGATTGTTAGAGCTGGGAGAAAACTAAGAGCCTGCAGTACAATAGCTTGCAGGGTCTGCATTTCCAAGTACTGTGACTTGAAGCTCTGAGGGCAGGGAGTGGCAAGAACCCAGGCTCTTGTCCCTGTTTGGAGACTCCATATGCATGTATTCATTTGTGccaattaaacatttaaaatgtaactgCTATTATTTGAGAAAGATAACAGTACTTATTTGACATAAAAAGCATTGTAATAAGTGAAAAACAGTGCAAAGCTCAAAAACCAGTGGTTCTACAGGGTAGGAAGTGGTAAAGGACACTGTCTTCCTCAtctattgttttgatttttaccaaaaacatgtattattttataaatatataaacaatttttattacatgggcaggtactgggaacctaacctggtctctggcatggcaggcaagaactctaccactgagccaccattgcctgccctacttttatatatatatatatatatatatatatatatacacacacatatatatgtatttttttaacatggacaggcactgggaatcgaacccgggtctccagcatggcaggcaagaactgtgcctgctgagccaccatggcccacccattttatattttttaaaacacgtaaatgttctgggtgggccacggtggctcagcagacagagttcttgcctaccatacgggagacctgggttctattcccagtacctgcccatgcaaaaacaaacaaaacatacacacacaaatgttcCCCCAAATTATATTTTCGTGAGTTGGTAAGGGTGCTCAAACTTGAGAAAGTTAACAGCCAATGACATAGCCAACCCCCCGGCTTCTTATTAGCTGCCAAGGAAACGTGGCTTTCATTCCTAAAGAACTTCTTGCCAAATATTGATGGTACCTTATAAATGCCTACTTGTCTCTGAAGAAATAGGTTAGACCTAGGATTTACCTGTGAAGTTCTATTCCCTAAGTGGAAAATTAAATCACTAGTGGCCTGATCACATGATGAGTGTAATCTGAGTCCTGGGCTGAACTGGTTTATAATTGTCTACAacatcccaccccaccctctctGTTATAAACAATCTAAGGTAAATCCTCTCCTGCACGGTCAACACCAGTCCCACCCAACATTCATCTCCTTCTCCCATTTAAAAGTATCTTTGCTTTGTTTCAAATCCTGAATTTAAGGGTAAAGTTaaattttgaaaagattgaaGGGTCTGCAATTCTAAAGTCTTTTTAAATGTGCTGATCTAAACCCACCCTTCAAAATGACTGAACTTTCTTATGCATTTACAGAATTGCTTGAACCTTCATGCTGTCGCTTATTGAAATCTGTCTTTTATTTGACTGCATGCCAATCTCCCTTAACCTACATTGCTAGTCCTTTGAGAGAAAAAACATAACTGGTCCTTCTTTGCCTCTCACCTCCTTCCATCATCCCTTCTACTCACATGCAAGCACATGGTCTTGTCGCTATGATAGGTATTCAAAGATTGTTTAATGAATCCAATGGGTGCATCAGAACCCTGAAGACATCCCCCCTACAACTAACTATCCCTGAATCCCTATGGATCCGTTATAGTTATAGTCACACAGTGCAACAGTCAGGCCATGTTCTGGTGACTTCAGCTCCCAAATAAATAGTCTATCAACAAATACATACCATTGACTGGATTACTTAATATTTAGGtctaattatatttaaaaaataagcagttGGCCTTCTGAACATTGACTATATCCAATGGCAATAGTAAATCTTgacaagcaaacatacaaacatatatccAATGGCAATCATCTGACCCCTGGACTTCCTTGAGTGCTTGTCAGCTATGAGTAACTCAAGTCTTCAGTGTACCTTTTGAGCCCCTCATTTGCACAGGAAGTGTCATCAGTCAGTAGATGCCAGCCTTCCCCAACATTCTCTTTCTCTGATGAAATAAAGTGAGACACATTTTTGACTCATAAATTTGGTAGCTTTCAGGCAATGATAAAGTGTAAGACATGTTTCACTCAAGTTACAGCACCCTATGATAAGCCAAGGGCACGGGGTCAggggttttcaaatattgtccagttttcttcctttttctcaccACCTAAAAGGTGATCCTGTTTGACCTCAATGTCAGGAGCATCTGTGTAGGctcaaggtgtggcccagcctAATTTGCTCTCAGATTGTGAATCTGTTCTGTATTTATTTGGCTGCCAGATGAGCTTTAGACTTTCCCAGCCCATTAGGAAAAAGGCAGGGAGTTGAGAGCTTAAAAATACTGGAGTGTGGACAAGTCAGTCTCAAGCTATGTGCCCTGGGATGACTCCCAAAAGGAGGCAGGTCTTGCCTACACCAGTCTGACCTGCACCCACTACCACATCTGAGCCAGACATGGACAAGCCCCTGGAGCCTAAAGGGAAGCATACACAGGTTTGTTTCACACGTTAGGTTTGTAATGAACTGCTGGGTGAGTAGGCGTGTCAGAGGCTTTGGTATGAAGCACCAGGAAATACATCATATTGTCATCGCGGTAATATTACAAGAATTGCAGACTTAACTCATTTCTACCTATGGCTGCATACCTGGAGCCTTTATAAAGTGAAGAAGCACTTCTTTCACTCCAGTCTCAGCTTGCTGTGAAGCCTGTCAGCTATGAGGATCTCTTACCTTCTCTTTGCATTGTTCTTCTTATTTTTGATGCCTGTTCCAGGTAAGAGGGGCCTGGGAAAAGGAGGGCTGAATAGTTAATACAGAGCCAGTCTCTATTTTTCGGGAAGCTTTTAGACCAAGTAAATTATTTGTATGGGAACTAGGTATTACCTTTGCTTTTGGACAAGAAGCGTCAAGAACTTTTCctaaaccactttttttttttcttgtcaataCTTGtaattgttgtctttttttttttttttttttttttttttaacatgggcaggcaccaggaatcaaaccaggtcctctggcatggcaagcgagtattcttgcctgctgagccaccatggcccgtccaattgttgtcttttttatttcagtgggtcTATAGTGCTATTTCATTCTgagttttttattagagaatttgtgagcTTACAGAActgtcaataataaaaaaaaaaggattcccGTATATCATCTTccccttgcattgatgtggaatatTCATTGCAATTGATAGCACATCTTTAAAATTGTTCTATTAattgaagtccatggtttaatttagagtTCACCATGTAGTGTATTTTCATGGATTTTTGAAAAATCTGTATTCTGTTACCACATCTATGatctaaaatttcctcctttttccatattcagatacatatttcagtgcttagttaattgtgttcaccatgttgGGCTACCATGGCCACTATCCATTACCACATTTCCAACATTCAgacaggaactctgtacattttcaGCCTCAATtgccattccctatccccaccccgtCCCCTGGTAACccacattctagattctgattctatgactttgcttattctcattgtttcaaatcagtgagatcacacaatatctgtccttctctgtctgacttatttcattcaacatgatgccttcaacgTTCCCTGTTTTCgcatgtttcaggacttcattcttttttatgaatgaataatattccaccgtgTGAACATACCATgttatgtttattcattcattggttgatggacacttgggttacttcccctcttttggcaattgtgaataatgccgctatgaacatcagtgtgtcaATAGTtgtacctgctttcaattcttattggtatatacctagtagcagaattgctgggtcatatggttgTTAAAACGTATCTCCTCACCTACTCCTCCACGGAAAGACCTTTTAATGAGACATgaaaaaaagtgatttaaaaattaataacagcAGGGAAGCTTGATTTAGTCTGAGAACAGATGTACAGACCTCCATTTATTAAGCTTAATGATCGAAGAGAAAACTCTTTGGGCTGCCTCAAGAGGCTACTCATATCTATTCACATGGGAGGTCCTGGTGCCCCACAATTTTTTCTGATGCTGCTGTGGGTTCACAGCTGAGCTGCTACCCATAGAAATATTGTCTATTAGTTACTTagtcctgccttttttttcttcatgattttatagtaaaacaataaaaaaaacccaGATCAGTTATTTAAGGAATTCCAAAAGCCTCCTATGTGTATCAAAAGCTTTCCTAAAATCTAcccttgcattctttttttttttcgttgcAGCTAATGGAGCACTCATAAGTACATTACAAAGATATTATTGCAGAATAAGACAGGGCCGGTGTGCCTTGATCGGCTGCCTTCCAAAGGAGGAACAGATCGGCCGCTGCTCTGTGTCGGGCCGGAAATGCTGccgaagaaagaaatgaaaatcccAGAAACGTGACGATCATgttgtaaaatgggaaaatgcttccttaaaatttttaaaagcaaagtcagattaaattttttttttaaaaagaaatagaagcttgaattttaaaaaattatggttGTTGTTGTCGTTGTCCTGTAAGCAATTAAGAAGTTGTTACTCTATCTCCCTTTTAATGCAAGTAAAGTACAGTCTGTAGAGAAATCTATGATGTGACATCAACTTATTTTCCAAGGTTGTCAGGTTCTACTTCTTGTTCTTCCTTAAaaacagttctcccttccatatTGTGCAGGTTAGTAGCACCCCACAATCTGGAAAatctgtatataatttttttgtgtgtgtttcaggAAACTCCCTAGCTACCTCTTGATTGGCAGACACTTTCTCTCCCATTACTTTTACATTGCGTaggataaacatttttaaaaaatttcagatCAGCTTTGGCTGGCTTCAAAATCCTTAGGGAGATGGCTCGGTgtcagaactcttgcctgccatgccagagactgaaGGTTTGATTTCCCGaggctgcccaagcaaaaaaaaaaaaaaaaaaaaaaaaatatatatatatatatatatatccatgggGAAAGACCCTttaccttcattttcttctaggaaatcATATAAGGAGTTAGTATTTTTTCGTATGATGTCAGAGTCTACCAGAatgccttattatttttttaataacgATCCTTCACTTTCTACGTGAGAGCGATGCGGATCTCATCGTTTATGCCAATGCTTTGCAGTTGTTGGTTTAGCTGCAACAATGGCTTTGTGGATTTCTTCACGGGTCACAAAACTCCAACAAAATTCCCACTTTATTTCTTATGCCAACCCAGGATACATCGAAACAGGGATGGGAAAGTCGCAATTGGGGAAAGTTGTGATGTGGAAGAGATAACTGTCCgccttttgcttttttatctccCACATCTTTGACTTTCCCTCCCTCTATCTACCATACCATATCGCCACCAAATCTGTCCCGTGAAACTTTTTATGTGTATGCCgtatggtgggggccacatttcattctttctccctgTGAGtagcccgttattgcagcaccatttgctggcttggggcggtggggggtgggggggatgggaggtgggggaaTAGcagggggggaggtggggggaattGCACTGAGGGAATCGAACTAGGTCTCCCATATAGTGTCTAAAACTCTAATATATTCCTCAGGTTCATTCCAAACCTTCTGAAAACTTTCTGTCTCTGAGGAATGGGGCACCtggttctttcttaaatattcctTTTGCTCCACTTTCCTGTCATCCTGCCTGTGGTCTGGCTGTCCCCTACCGGCTATGTAATCATTCCCTCAACTTTAGCTTTAAAACTTAAACCCATCTCTCAGTGGCCATCTCAAATTTTACTCCATTCTTGAAAACACAGCTGATTTCTCAAATAAACATGATAATTGCATTGATTTGCCACAAGATTCTTTTTGTTTGCACGTGTGGTCTTGGACAAACTGCTTTCCTCTCTGAGTTTTCCCTTAGTGATTCATCAAAGCAACCTATTGTGATTGTTTATTCAGTCTGTcatattgttcttttttaaagcctttttattgcaaaataaagaTAGATAAAGAAAACCCGCACAAAATACTCGGTTTAATGAGTTGGATTAACACAAATGTCCTTATAACCACCATGCGAGTTAAGAAATAGCAAGCCTTTCCCACCCCAAACCGCTCCAGGTGCCTCTCCCAATCTTACCCTACTCATCCCACCACGTGCAACTAGTCTGACTTCATCACCTTAATTTGTGTCCCCAGACGCTACTGTTTAGCcttgatcattaaaaaaatatagatgTCTTTAAAGCTCTTTCAGTCTTTATAGTTCCCGTCTACCCTCTTTTCCTTGCAATGTATTTGTTGAAGGTCCCATTGGTTTGGCCAGTGTGGATTTAGCTAACTCCCTCCTTGTGGTGTAGCTCAGTCCCTCCGTCCCTTGTGTTTCCTGCAAATTGGCATCTGGATCCAAAGGCTTGATGAAACCCTGCCACAATCTCTTGGGTGAGAATCCTGGGAGGCTGTATTTTTTCATCAGGAGACACCTGACGTTGGGGGTCCCTCCTTCTGTGACGCTAGTGGCTCATTATCATCTTATCCATTAATTCATTGGGATTTGCAAAAATGATGATGTTCTAATCCtatcctttctttttcatttctctgttagAATACTTTTTATAAGGGATAAAAAGTAGATTTTTTCCTCATATTGACCAGTTTTTAAGATAATGAATTTGTTCTTTATCATCCTCTGAATTACCACAAGGTTCTAACTTGCAGATTCCAGCTCTGAACCTTGCTTGATTTTTGCCTTGCACACACTTAATCTCTATATTTGGTTGCACAGCCATCAAGAGCAAGGACTTTGTTATAATCATTTTTGGATTGCCTATTAAAGTACCTTGAACATAGACACTGTTCATCAAATGTTAATCGTATTGAATTATACGCAAATGATTTGGAGATACAGTAGTTTAACTATTTAGTTTTCTCTCAGTGTTGAATGGAATGATTCAATAAACTGAATGGAAGATTTATAAATCCCTGACTCAACCCTCAATCATCAGAAAGAGAAGACATCATGGCACTCAGGAAGAGGGACGCAAAACTCAAAGATAAGAGCATAGACTTCACCTTCCATCAAAAAAGGATTACTGCTCTGGGAATTGCCCTCCTACAGTATACAAGGAAAAAGTCAGACAAGAGATATGAAACAGCTGTTTTCAGCCTTTGGAAACCAGCAGTGTAGGAGTGTGATTCCTGAGAGGAAGGAACAAATGCGGTGAGCCTTGTGATTGTGCTGGGCTTACTATGGTGGATGCAACTTCTAGGCCATAGCATAGGGAGGAGGAAGCCAAGCAGAAACCAGCAACCTACTGAGTTGAAGAGAATGAGAAATTTCCAGGGTTGAAAAATAGAGAGGAAGCAGCTGAACTGAGACAAAGCACTTGAGTTGTGCCAAGTTCCTTAAACCTGGGGCTGAATACTGATCTGAGCATGCTGGGAGCGAGACTTTACAAGGCCACAGGAAAACAAAATCAGTGAAAAGGGAACGGCAGAACAATTCCAGGAGTGTACACAAGCCAAAGGGGAGAAACCTCAAGATAGATGCCTCAGAAAGGTATCGCATTAGCAGTGGTGCTATTTAGCTCTACATTAAACAGTTCCAGAACAACCCTAACAAATTATAAAGGCCATTCTTGAAAAGGTCAAACTGATCCACAAGAAACATAACTATGAGCCAAAATAAAGTCTATCATCTTTTAAGGGGAAACAAAACCCAGCACTCAATGCTTTGAGCTTTATAATGTGCTAAATCTTGTTTAAAATTGTCACATAtgtgaagaagagggaaaatatgATTTATGACCAAGATAAAAAACAATCATTATAAACAGATTCAGTAATGACAAACATGATAGAATTAGCAAAAGGAACTTAAAAGATCTATAAATCTTATAAAAATGTCTGAGgatgaaaaaaaagatgatcttgaaaagaagggaaatagAAACTACAAAGAATCAAATGAAACtttcagagaggaaaaataactATCAGAGTAATATGTATACTGGATTGATTTAACAACATACGACGCtacagaagaaaacataagtaAATCTGAGTTTATGTTaatagaacaaaaacaaacaaagaatgaGGTAAAGAGAgataaaagattgaaaaaaattaagtaaccTATGGAAACACATCAAGCAATCAAGCATATATGTGTTTGGTGACAGAAAGAAGGATGTGGAGTGTGCCGGTttaaaaggatatatgtaccctagaaaagccatgttttaatcctaatcccattttgtaaaggcagccatttcttctaatccctattcagtactgtatatttgaaactgttattagatCATCCCCTGGAGagatgactcaatcaagagtggttgttaaactggattaggtggagacgtgtctccacccatttgggtgggtcttgattaatttactggaaccctatgaaagaggaaacattttggagaatgtgagagattctgaaagagcaaagaatgacatagctatgagaagtagagagtccaccagccagcgacctttggagatgaagaaggaaaatacctcccagggagcttcatgaaacaggaagccaggagaagaagctagcagatgacgctgcatttgccacatgccttttcatttgagagagaaaccctgaacttcactggccttcttgaatcaaggtatctttccctggatgccttagattgaatattcctatagacttgctttaattgaacatttccatgacctacaaactgttaacttgcaacttattaaattcccccttttaaaagccattgcattctggaagctagcaaaccagaacagggagAAAAAATACAGTTGATGATATAATGTTCCATTTTCCCCTCAAATTTTTATGAAACTGTAAACCAACAAATTCAGGTTCTCAAAGAATCCCAAGCAGAGTAACATAATGGAGACTACACCAAGCACCTCACAATCAAATTATTTTAAGCTAACgctaaaaagaaattcttaaaagtgGCCAGAGATAAAAGACACAATACATATAGAGGAacaaaaagtggaattacaacaAACTTCTGACCAGAATCTATGCAAGCCAGAATACAATGATGCCATTTCTTtaagcaccaaaagaaaaaaaagagtctgTCAACCTAGAATTCCATGCTAGcaaaagtatatttcaaaaatgaaggtaaagGCATTttcaaataacaacaacaaaaaaagcataaaaaatgcCTTACCAGGAGATATAtagtatataaacaaataaaataatttcttcaggTAGAAAGAAATGATACCCGATGGAAATGTGGCTCTGCACAATGGAATGCAGTATGCTGCAACCGttctaaacatttcattttaaggGGAGAGGTTGTCAGGTTAAAAACGGAGACCAAAGTTCATGCTGCCCACAGAATGCCCACTTTAATCATGAATATAAAGACAAAGCATAGATTTAAAGTAAAAAGATGGGAACAGATAAACTAGACAAACACTGGTTTACAGAAAACTAAATTGACTTTATTGGCTAATTGACCATACATTAAAGTAGATTTTAGAACAAGGTATATTATCAGGGATAAAGAGTGGTAGTTCCTAATGATAAAGCTGTTAATTCAACAAGACTGCGTATTAATACTAAATCGTTTGTACCTAAGAACAGAATGTCAAAGCTCTTAAAGAAAATCTTAGAAATGAGAGGAAATATAGAAAACTAACAATTACACTTGGAGATTTCAACACTTCTTTCCttggaatggatttaaaaagaaaacaaaatatcagtAAAGTTATGGAACATTTGAACGCAATATCACCCAGTATTACAGCTGAATTTTgatttattgatcctctcaaataatgactttttaaaaaaagttttgatcCTCTCAAAAATTACTCAATTACAGCAGAATATGCTCAAGAATTGCTTAATATAGTCCATATTCTAAGCCATGAAATAAGtctgaaaaaattcaaaataattaaaaatcgcACAAAATATGCTCTTTGTCAACACtggaattttaaaagatattagtAACAAGTAGATATCAGGAAAATGccttaaatatgtataaattaataaaaatttttataaataagcaATATGTcaaagaagttacaagagaaattggaaagtattttgaactgatctgtaaatgtaaacataaaatatcaaattttgTGAGAATGCAGCTAAGGCAGTgctttgaaaaaggaaatttataattttttttttttttttttggcatgggcaggcagcaggaatcaaacccaggtctccagcaatgcaggcaagaaatctgccactgagccaccgttgcaccatcCTAAGTGATTTTATATTGGAAATAATACATGGTCACAAATCACAATCTAAGGTTCAACCCAAGAAATCAGAAAAAcccaagaaattagaaaaaaaaaaaaaggaggaaatgaaagcCAAAGTAAGTAGAATAaaagtgaataaaagaaaatggatacATAatagagaaatttttttaaaaaagtcattatttgagaggatcaataaaattgttagaaCTTTTAGTAGAAAAGTTCtaccacactgattgagtcacatctccatggagataaggtAATTAAAGTTTCCGACaaacagtactgaattaggattagaagagaccattgctcccacaaggttgattaggattaaaacatggcttttctagggtacataaatattttcaaaccagcacacccagggaacatgttcttaaatctaatacattcctgtgggtatgaacccattgtaaacaggtgcttttttatttcttcatttttaatgttttttatttgttgtgatatataacatacatatttgttgtgatatataacatacacaaaaaagcaataaattttcaagtacattttaacaagtagttatagaactgattttaaaatttggtatgggttacagttccattatttttcattttttcttctagctgctccaagacactagagaccaaaagaaatatcaatataatgattcagcagtcatactcatttgttaaatcctatgtttttaaatacgagcttttgatgaggttactacATTGAGGTGTGtctcacctcaatcaggatgggtcttaatattattattggagtcctttataaacagaacaaATTCAGTCAtgaagagaaagtcacagaaccaagaagctaaaatcaacagaacctgggagagaagggagagacctaTAGATGCTGCCACGTGCCTTGTCATGTGCCAATAGGTGCAAAGGATTGCCTGCAACTGGGCTGatagtgccttgatttggacttatTCCCAGTGTCaaactgtaagtgaataaattctcattgtttaagtcaacttatttcatggtatttgcttaagcagcctagaaaactaaaacacttgggttgcttccaccttttagcaaTTATGAACAGCCCCTTTATGAACATTGGTTTACATatttctgtttgagtccctgcacTCAAAATTAGATCCAAATAATTCTAGACTCAGGTTGCAAATACCATGATCGAGTAAACCCACCCTTGGAAAAGAAACATCTTCCTCAAGCACAATGCTGTTGCAGAGTTTGTGTCTTTCTGATATGGTGCTTTGACTTCGGACactatgttgatttttttttttttaagttttactaAATATATAGGAAGTCCTATTAGTTG
Coding sequences:
- the LOC143676015 gene encoding beta-defensin 103A-like, with the protein product MRISYLLFALFFLFLMPVPANGALISTLQRYYCRIRQGRCALIGCLPKEEQIGRCSVSGRKCCRRKK